Within the Cyprinus carpio isolate SPL01 chromosome B18, ASM1834038v1, whole genome shotgun sequence genome, the region tctaGCACCTGGGACTGAAGTGTATGAATGGAGCAGTGAATCTGTAGGACTTTAGCTTGGGGCAGAGGCTTAGAAGGGCTTATGCTAGAATGGAGTGATTGAGTAACTGGCCTGATTTCAATTCAGTGTACATTTATAATGCACAGGGGCGTTGCTTATCTAATCATGTGTACAAATGCAACAAAGGGTGTCAAACTAATTAAGAAGCCGGATTTCATCATGATAATGCAAAGGAAACCAATTACAAagtgcatgtaaaataaataaataaataaatacatttatagaaCTTGAAACAAGATCAAAGGAAAGttcactgataaaaaaaactcctgcatttgaattaaatttgaactGTGCCATTAAACAGGATGCTGAATTGGattttcaaatttgaatttaagAATGTAGAATTGAAaagaactgaaatataaaaaatatgtacagtatataacaaatttttaaatgttggcTAGACAaagtattgtttaaaaatgtagaaaaattgtttaaaaggtCTTCAAGTTGAAGGGTttatagaatgatagaacaaagCGATCGACAgaatgacagataaaaaaaacagaacaatggaTAGACAGACTGTTTGAATGACCAACAGAtaaagtagatagatagatagatagatagacagatagatagatagataaacataCAGAACGACAGATTTACagatagacagaatgacagacagactaATTTCTGAGccacaaaaataatcaaactaaCACATTGTAAAAGCTCTTAATgacgtgggtgtgtgtgttgttcaggaAAGGCTTGACAGCATTTAGGCTGATGGTGACCTTCACAAGAGGGAAAGCACAAAGCAGTGCATGTTTTGTTTGTAAGCAGTGTGTGTAGCGCATGTTAAATGAGGAGTGTGTTTCGGAAACTCCTTCCGAGCTTGTTCAGTCTTTCTGACTCTGGCCCACATTTAATGAGATGTACAAGCAAGTGGGAGACcagcaaacgcacacacacacagagacctgTACTGACCCTGAGCCCCGGCGGTCCCACATCTCCGGTTCTGCTACAGATTCATTAGAACTGCTTCCACACACGCGTAATGCCAGCTATTCAGGAGCTGCCCGCAGTGGTGCTCGTGCAGCTGAAGTAAGTTTAAATCTGACTGGCATGTAATAAATTGTCTACTTCAGTCACATTTCAATTATGCATAGTATAACCCAAGTTTAGCAGATATTATAACTACACCATTTATCACccaaaaaaaataccacaaaaacataaaaagctaCTACTACATCATCATAGTATTACAGTACCAATTTTGAATTCTCTTCTATTGAATTTTCTTATGCCCCtcgagcctgcatttatttaatcaaacaagagtaatattgtgaaatattataatttaatgcaaagtgaattttcagcatcattactccagtcgtcagtgtcacatgatccttcagaaatcattctaatatgatgatttgctgctcgagaaaaaTTTCTTATAAACAGTGATAAAAATCATTTCTacttaacatttttgaaaaagcaacttaaaaacaaaaacaactaatagAAATAGAACGGAAGTGTTTCTGAAACTTTGTGTAATCAGTGATAAATGCTCCTTATGACCAGAAACCATTGAGAGACAGTGACCGGAAGTGTTTCTGAAACTTTGTGTaatcagtgaaagtgattttgtgtatgtgtgtgttatactaCAGCCAGTTCAGACTAATCCTGTTCAGAAACATTCTGATTCAGATTAGATTTAAAGTATTACCCTATATCCCACTCTAATGCTCATAAACACAGCCTATAACACCCACTGACAATTAcacttaaatacatacatacagatactCAAGTATCATGCTTAGTAACatttgttattaatgttattatattcacaaacataaataaatatataaaatacaaataaaatgtaaagaattttaATGCTGTACAAACAGCTAACAATTCAGGAAAACTGCAGtacaaacatttccaaaaaagaaaatctcacaTAATCTCCCTCACCTGCAGGTTTGTAGATCTCTGCCAGGTGCATGATGGGTATTAGTGCCAGTTTATTTATGAGCTAGAAAACACAAAGCACAAGTCAAAGGTGTTTAAGCAGTCTGACATGTGAGTGTCTGGTTCAATCACGCCACAGGATTACCTGACTGGCTGAATAATGGCAGATGTTTGGAATTtatctgaaaaataatattatttaggcAATTAATGTGCTGCTGCAAGATTTGCTTTGAAAGAATTTtaactcaaaacaaaaacaaaaaccatcaaattaaagcaaaaaaacttaaatagtattttcttgtaaaaatactcaatctttttttatttataacttcgtaaaataattttatacagtgTAGTGACACAGCAATTATAAACTTCACCTTAAATAActgatttacatataaaataactaaattaatagcAAATATGAATCCCTCCAACACAGTGCAGAGAACTCAGTCTAACCATTTTACattccctgtttatttttatctatattctAACAAAAAACGAATGCTCTGAATGTCTCCTGAGGAGCTAGACTGAAGACAGGGAAGCGCGTGAAGAAGTGTGTGTCCTAGAGTGAGGGAATATTAGTGCATGCCACAAATAACTCGGACTACAGCCAGAGAAATGCTTGATTAATAACAGGCTTCAGATACTAAAATGGTCCTAATGCTGCCAAGCCTCTAATTTAATACCTAAACTACGTCAGCTTCTATGTGAATGtctgaatgtatttaaatagatctGGACAATGCATGCATGCGCTTCGCTGGTGGTCAACCAAAcgatttctctttctctcaccagATCGAGTTTTCCCAGCAGACCCGGGAAGCTTCCAGAAACACGGGGTGGTAATGCCATGGAAACCATCACCATTCCTTCAATAGCTTCGAGTGCCGGGGCAAGAGAGCGCCGTGCGGTCTGGAGGGCCCTCCTGCATAAAGGACCCCCGGCGAAACAGACCAACACACTGGCCAATCAAAACAGGGAACATTTCCGGGAACGTCGCCATGTCCTCAGAGGGTCACGAGGTCACCCGCAGGGTCAGCTGATGCGTGTGGGATGCATCCTCGGCACATGCCAGGTACAAAACCTCAGCCACCGTCTCTATCAGCTGAAAAGCCAAAGCGGACGGCAAGACGCGCCAATCAATCCCAGAAGTCCACATAGTTACGGATAAGACTATGAATgaacacacattaaaaatctaTCCAAAAATGTGACTACTGAAGACCACCGACACCAGCGGGCAACCAATCAACGATTTACAGGCGTCCTGTCATGAGAAATCGAATActcttgatcttttgaaataaaagagtCATTCAATGTGCTTACTGCAACTTTAAGAACTCTAAACTTCTTTCcctaaacaaacatttattgaaCTCGTTCTGAACTTCTGCAACTTTGaccatttaacattaacatacagTATGATCGCCAACATTAACCTGCAAGcttctatttaaatgtttagaaactTGGCCTGGCTTTTCATATGGAGTAGTATATTACTCCTAAACACCAGAGGAAATAACGAGAATGAGAAGAAGAATTATAAGAAACCACACTGTGTATAACCCACATACATCCATGCAGATATGTCTGAAGTTTATTTTTCGGACCTGAACAGTCTGAGTTTTCATTTCAGCATGGATTGTTTCATGAATCTCTTTAATGACTTAATGTAATACAACATTGGAGCCAATAGAaaacactactaaaaaaaaaaaaaaaaaacaacttagtGGATCTCAGGGAAGAGAATCAATCAGTTGTCCTTTTCTAAAGGTCAAATTCGGATGAAAGACTTAATATTTCCCACTTCTGATACTTCATGCCCTTATGTAATGAAGTGACCTTCATTATCTTTACAGTAATCCCACACTGTCTCTCGCTCTCTAAGCCAGGACAAATCGCCCTTGACTGAGCCACCTAAAGCTGAACAGAGCTTCAATGTGAACACCTTAAGAGTAAACATCCTGTTTTTGGAAAGTTAAGCTGTACTTATTTATGAATCTAACTGCATaagataaaatatcaaaccaagtggtttttcagtgaataacttaaattttaagttgttcaaagatgtttaaaattgcaaaaatgctCCAAAAATTGCAGTTCGTTCTGAGAAAAAGATCAGTATTTTCTTGCAGATACCATTTGATATTTTGTCATCTTAACACTAACTGTTTTTAAACAGGTTTCCAGAGCTGTCCTCCcacaaacagatagtcccgccccaaactcacactatTGGCTGAGCCAGCGTCAACTTGTTGGGCCGCTCAGACCAACAGAGTAATGTTACAAGCGTCACAGACTCACACTGTTTACACTCTTCGGGGAAATGAAAGTCTTACTTATAGCTGTCTCTGCACTTTACACTAGGATTGGAGAAAGTATTTTCACTTCGAATAATTACACACAGCCACTTTAAGTGTCCACATACCTTTTGGGACCACAGTATATTcccatttaaacttttaaaacgtCAAATCTTCATCCATAAAGCACTCAAACTTTCAACACTGACTGATTGTGTACATCGCACATGCCAGTCTCACAACATATAatcacaaatacaaataaaacatgggagacaaatataaacaattctctggccaaacacacacacacacaccttcagttTGTCATAGTGTGTCAGTGGTGGAACGTCTGCTATCCTTATGTTCACATATAGGTGAAATGTTACTATTAAACATTAAGCACTTTAAAAGCAACACTGACTTGAATAGAAGAGATGTTATTTAATTCTAAGTTAACAAAAGCTTGTGTTAATATTTTGCAAGTGTATAATGTCTGAATGTTTGTAGGTATGTGTCAGTGCtgtgtattttaatatgatttagctgttttaataaacaaatgcaaatggttattgttttgtttgttattgtagTGTCATGTGGGCAGCTGTAATAGAATGCAAACATATATAGTATATGCACAGATAATTGCCACTGTGACCTTCTGAGTCAGAGCGACACAGTGCTGTTATCAATAGCTCAGCATGACCCAAAAACAATGTGGTAAATCAATGCAGCACCTGGACTCGGCTGGCTTACTGCTTTCATAAAATCAGCagaaatatgatcaaaaatatgataaaatgcaCCAATTAGTAATAAATAGTTACACTGACATTCACTGCCAAAAGTTTGGGGGtggaaagattttttaatgtttgtgaaagaagtctcttctactcaccatgctgcatttatttgagcaaatatacagtaaaaactaatattattaaatacggcttgaatatattttcaaatgtattttattcctgtgatgcaaagctgaattttcagcatcattactccagtcttcagtgtcacatgatctttcagaaatcattctaatatgctgatttgctgctgaaaagaaaacagttgtgatacttaacatttttgtggagcccatgatactttttttttcaggattctttgatgaataacaaaaacagcatttatttaaaatataaatcatttgtaagattataaatgtatttactgtcacatctttgctaaataaaagtattattagtaGTCAATCTGGGCATTGTTGCCTATTGTTACTGTACTAATACTGAATTTCAGACATAGCCTACTATTAATGTGACATATAGTGCTTTTTACTTACTGGAAGCAAGACTTATATAAGACATTATTTAGTCACATGTCTCTCTCTTACCTCAATGGAAACCCCTTCTTACAACATTCTCCTTGTGTGACGTCCATTCAGGAGAGTTTTCGGTTAGAGTACCACCTGCTGGCTGCAGACCTGAAACATTACACAAAAAGTTACAATgttacacaaaaaatatgaatacattatGCATGTTATAATACATTGGATTGCTTGTGTCAACTTTTTCTGCTGAGTTATTCTCAATTAAACATCcactataatataatgaaaaattgcAGTCTGAATATTTTGAACGGCCATTAATAGAAAAAGATGGTTTAGTTTATATAGTAtccatttaataataacattaaactgAAGAGccctgttttattttcatctctataaCTGCATAACCAAACAtgtcaacaaaaatacaaatcctGCTGAAGATGAGGAAACAAAGAAATGTTGTAGAAGTCAGAATGAGTGTTTCACTAGTTGTTTTTAACTTTCCACTGTGAATTCATCACACGTTCTCTAGACCGCATACACGCAAACTATCAGCCAATAAAAATTAGGGGTGTAACCTACTGTACACAAAAGGACACACACTAGACTTTACATCAACCCTGCCTAGAAACAAACATACAGACTATCATTACAGTTCACCAAAATGTCCCACTGTGCTTCAGCTCACTATTTACAAAGTCAAATTCAAAGAATCACTGTTATCAGGAAACCAATCTGAAGGTTCTGAACGTTCCGGTGAAGCACAAATAAAACGGTTTAGAGATGATTTACAAATAAGACTCTTTAAACACAAGCACTGAGgccattgtaaaataataataaaaaaaaacattgtaattagtaaaatcaaaaaaaaaaaacgtaatcttTAGGGAAGATAATATCATTCAGaaatttgcaaaacatttttacctAGATTTATTGTGttgaaaaacacaattaaaattaagataaaaactaaaaccttcaaaaaaaaaaaaaaagaagaaaatagtgaaaaccacattaaaacaaatatattaatacaatggTGTATAGCAATGAAGTAACTCACTCACACTCTAAATTACTATTAAACCAAAATCCCTTAGTCACTGTATTGACACTATGTGCTTTCTGAACCAGACTGTATTTGAGCCAAGATATCTCAGTACTgagcactcaaacacacacctttacacacacactgacgGACCGCTGGAAGCATCAGAGAGAAAGCAAAGTGGAGAAAGTTAAAGTGTTACTAGTTTTTCTCACTATAGTTCAGAGACCCCATCTGTGCAGCGTTGATAAATAGAGCAGTCAGAGACGCCGAACACACAACATCCTCCTTCATCCTCAACAACACCATCTCAGCTGAATCATGAGGGTGGTGAACCTGGTATGTACCGGACATTCAGACTATTATTTACATACATGCTTCATAATTTCCTCAACGGTGTGTAAAGCAGAATTGTAGGAATTACACATGAATaatcatttttgatcatttaacaATGCAGAAAACTGTCAATCAGACTGTGTCACTGTTTGAGTTGGTAGACTAAGTCTAATTAGCTGTATCTAATAATACACACAACTCTTACTACTAGGGTCCGGATCCCTCTCTGGCATATCGCCCTGATAGTCATGAGAAAGACAAATCAGAATTCAGGAACTTTGAGGTAAAATTTGGAATTATGCACATCCTTAATTCATA harbors:
- the adm2b gene encoding protein ADM2 produces the protein MRSLLLVCVFVLPLQTLALPLRNRSSFPSRPGKLPETRGGNAMETITIPSIASSAGARERRAVWRALLHKGPPAKQTNTLANQNREHFRERRHVLRGSRGHPQGQLMRVGCILGTCQVQNLSHRLYQLKSQSGRQDAPINPRSPHSYG